TGAATTATTGCATCAAATTAAGTTGACAAATAAGTAAGATCAACTGGGAGACATTTCAGCGAAAGTGAAATGCTTAGAGAAAGGAAAGAAGGATGATGGAAGGCTTGTGTGCGTATGAGTTAAGCAACAATGGTGCAACAACTTTCAGATGTCTTGTGGCCCACTGAGTTAGAAGAATGTGGAACTCATTTTGTGATTTGACTTGAGTagtattttctaatttaattggGCAAGAGAGTTTAGCAAAAGTTTGATGAAGGGATATCTCACCTCCCATGCAAAATCCAAAGCCACTTGTGAGTCGTTCGTTCATGTTCATATAACTGGAATATGGAAAATTGGCAAAGAATGGAAAATTTGTTTACAGGAGTGAAATGtcaactttttaaactttgggtgagtgaaattgttagtttttaaaatatgggAGGAGggaatgatattaattttaagggttttagaatttagagataaaataataattttacctttatttataaCTGAAAATTCTAACCGAAGTTAGCCTTATAaatgggtgtttgagttttcaaaataaaacagGTATATTTTTGAGAATATGCTAAAACTTTAGTGAATAATAGTCCTTTGGCTATTAGAGAATAGTCAATGTCATGAGAATGTggatttaattatcaataatttgTAGATACGTGGAATATGAAATGCCAATAGAACCTGATTCTACAATTCAgtcattgtttatataaaagtttattccATATGGTACTGGGACTGTATCAAagctttcaaattattattaaaatgatatttatcaaataaacaataaaagtttaaagtttaaatattacATAATTGTTATCCCTTTATGTCTAACTCTGATGTATTGTTATAATTATCAGATGTcagaaattataaaatgataactttagtattataaacaaatattttaaatataacaacaatctaataaaattaagataaagttatataagttgaaacatttttaaatttcaagaatatatttacgaataatatatttttcaaatcttgagaatttattcattaaaatgtacgaaaataatcatttataaacaatattaggTTAGTCCATAAATGTTCTTGTACGATAGGGGTGTGAAGATCGATCGTACTTCTTTTTCTAGAGGCTATATGACTAGTTACAATCAAAGTCCGaagttaattttaacatttaggTGGTGTTTAAAaggagatttaaaaattttactgataatttattttttattaattacgtAATTTTGAGTTGATAGAAGAATAGTTAcctaaaaaaatattggtttaaaCTGAATGATTGAATAAAGAAGACGATGGGCTTGATAATGGTAGAAAGAGGAATGACATTTGATATGTTGGAGCTGAGAAATGAGATTGTTGAAACTTTTTAGGtaatcaagaaataaaataattcatttaaaaaaaaaattaggttatcCATGAGTACCATATCTGGCCTAAttgtaaaacatatattttacgGATACGGGTCTAACCGGATACgagttcaaaaatttaaaacaaattcctGTTTTTTGAGTTGTTATTCATGGTCACCTTTGGGCAACAAGCCCGATTTGTAGGGATGACAACAGGAGAGGTGAGAAGAGGATATCAATTCCCGTCATCTTTGTAAGAGATATCAATATTTATCTCCATTATGACAATAACAAAGATTCTTCAATCCCTCCTCACCAAAAAAATCCTTTTTCTGTTCTCACGAGAAAAAATCTTCTCTTCGTACTctttaaatataacaaaaatatattaaataataaaattaagtaaaactaaaacaacctcactatttcaaatatcacaaatatcatatattaatcactttaatatgtacaacaaaactctaaataaattttaaaaacataaataatctaaaactataaagttATGTTAGTATTTTATGTACAGatgttaatataaaatgatgaggATGGGGATGGAGACGAAGGCGGGGTGGGGAGGAGACATATGTATCCTCGTCTTTAATTacaaagatttttttcatctttgttttcgTCCCCTTCTCCATTAAGACCAGAGAGGGTCAAGACCTCTAAATTCAtattgaaattatcatttcaacCATTTTGCCAAATCCATTAGTGGGCATATGTGTGTTTTCATACATTCATGATCTAGCCATGTTTTTATTGGTTTCTTTTGGTATCAGCAGCAGATTTATTGCAACTGACTTTCCCCTGCCTACTGTTTTCAGCATTAGAATGGCCCTTGGTGGGCATGCATTGAGACTAGAAATTAGTGGCTCAATGTTAGCCACACGGTGGTGGTCCTCGGTTTCATCTTGGCCACTGGCCCTCAATTTTTGGCAGCGAGAATAAGCGGAACCATTAAACAAAGTCATGATAATGCTGAGGATGATCAAAATTTGATGCATGGGTTAGCTTCAAACCTTTCCCAAAATGATTATAGAAATTGGTTATTAGTgcccaaattatatattttactagACAAATTTCCGAGCCATTTAAGCAGAAATGTAGCCATCTCCACATATCTAATTTATTCATACTTATGTGACAGTACTTAGCTAAATTTGAAACgagaaaaaagtaaataataccTTATAAATATGACATGCACTTGCCCATATCTATGGTCTAGTTCCAAACAAAACTCGCTATCTAAACTTCATCTTCTCTATTATGAAGGTCTTAGAGATGCCAATCGAGGGTGTGATGGTGTTTTCCATACTGCTTCGCCTGTGAGATTCCCCGACGTTCCGGTGAgttctttatcattttggatATAAACTTttctgaaaattatttaatatgaaattcaagttatttcttaatatttaatACGACGATTGCGATACagtacaataaaaaaaaactaaataaaaaatgtgaaaatttgatatgaatagGACAGCAGAATGAAAGTTAAGAACAGAAGGCCGAATTGGTACATCCATTGACTTAGTTTTCATAATGTTTGTTTTGACTAAGTAACTCTTATGATGAAGGATGATGTGGGGCCGGCGGTGCTTGGAACAAAGAACGTGATTTTCGCAGCTGCCGAGGCTAAAGTCCACCTTCTGGTGTTCACATCAACAATTGGTTCCGTTGACGAGTCCTGCTGGGGCGATCTTGACTACTGCAAGAACACTaaggtaaatatatatttaaataatgtatatcCATTTAATGCTGatcatatacataaatatttttttgaagtttttgcAGAATTGGTATTGCTATGGAAAAACTGTGGCGGAGCATGTGGCGTGGGAGGAGACGAAGAAGAGAGGGCTGGATCTGGTGGTGGTGAATCCATCTCTGGTGCTTGGACCACTGCTGCAACCAACAATCAATGCTAGCATTATTCACattcttaagtatttaaatggATCCGCCCAGACTTATGCTAATTCTGTTCAGGCATATGTGCACGTTAAGGATGTCGCACTTGCCCATATTCTCATTTACGAGAATCCGGGCGCCTCCGGCCGATACCTCTGTGCAGAAAACATGCTTCACCGTGGCGAAGTGGTGGAGATTCTTGCCAAGTTCTTCCCTCAATATCCCGTCCCCACCAAGTAagtttttttacattattttagtaaatcttgaaaatgataatatttaacaatacatTATGGTGAAATATTGCAGGTGTTCAGATGAGAAGAGCCCAACAGTGAAACCctacaaattttcaaacaaaaagcTGAAAGATCTATGGTTGGACTTTACACCGGCGGAGCAATGCCCATACAACACCGTTAAAAGCCTCCATGAGAAGGGTCACCATGCTCCTCCTATCCTTTAAGATGTTAGAAAAGGCGGTGGGTCAGGGCTGCTCTAGCCAAGCCAGCCCATGATAAATACAAGGCCTACGGTTCAATCCTATATATATAAGGTTAGGTCAGACCTATAGCACAAACCtggtttgaaatttatttttttaaaattatatttcctaaactattatttagttattaaaatcGAAGAtaatatctcaaatattttattttataatctatcacttataataaaagaatattgtagttatataataaaaaatgttataatatattacaaataaattaatttatatcttgtataattacaaaaataagtacaataatatatatatcatttatctactcgtcttaaaaagtttttaaattcttcaaatatatcttTAGTAACtcgattttaaaatttaaatttagttttagcCCAATCCTTTATACACATGATTGTCTCAATCATgtgtataataataaataaataaaataaatttaaataaagctTCTATTGCTTTGGCCCACGACTCGACCGTTACAATCTGTGCTCGCTACAATATCAGACCGGACCTTATTGTGTCAAGTTTCGGACCGGTTCAATCCATTTGACTCCTCTAGACAAACATCATCCTGAAAAAACTGGAAACGGATTCAAGAAACAATCAGCGTTAATATAGAAATTAAAGTTAAGGGTTTATACTTGCATGGATAATTGAAtgtctcatattttttaaattaatcttcGAAAATGTGatgttaatttgaattcaaattcttaACGCAAGCAGAAAGCCTAAATAATGAACTAAATTTATATCGAATGTGATTTCGAAGCATGCCTAAGTTATATTCTAGTTTTCAATATGTAAAGGCGAGAAACTGTACCGTATCAGAAACATGGCTAGACAAAGAACCTTTGTTAGGTGTTTCAGGACACTTAGAGAGCAACGGAGAGTTCTCCATTTTCCCTGACGATAGTCAGAGAGCTCTAATACTATGAAAATTGAACAACAAAATATCTGAAAAATACCCCAATTctaattaacttttaatttatactCATGCCAGATCATTCGAGgccgaaaaattgaatctgaacctttgaaaaatataactCAATCTAAACAGTATATACTGTTGAACAAGCTTTAATAGAATTGAAGAGTCAAAAGCAAAACGAAAATTAAAGGTATTGGTATTGCATGGGAATATATAATGAGAAACCAAAACTTATTTGTTAACCATTGAAAAGATACTTTACTTTCTAGAAATATTTTGCTTTCAATGGGTTGTTTCAATCAAtcaacttaaaatattaattaactgaTTTCAGAAgcatgaaaatttatttaaaaatctattaaaaacaGTGTAGAAATCATTATAGTAACATGAACTGCCATACTACAAGTTACAAGTTTGATCTAAAAGAAAGGGACAACTTCAAAAATGTCTcccaattataatatttttttaatcaatagtAGTTATATTACACCTTTGAGTAACCAATTTCTAATTACACCAAATACTTACTGTTCAAGTCTCCATCCCAACAACCAAAGTCTTGCCTACTTCTTaa
Above is a genomic segment from Mangifera indica cultivar Alphonso chromosome 3, CATAS_Mindica_2.1, whole genome shotgun sequence containing:
- the LOC123210934 gene encoding cinnamoyl-CoA reductase 1-like, whose translation is MTCTCPYLWSSSKQNSLSKLHLLYYEGLRDANRGCDGVFHTASPVRFPDDDVGPAVLGTKNVIFAAAEAKVHLLVFTSTIGSVDESCWGDLDYCKNTKNWYCYGKTVAEHVAWEETKKRGLDLVVVNPSLVLGPLLQPTINASIIHILKYLNGSAQTYANSVQAYVHVKDVALAHILIYENPGASGRYLCAENMLHRGEVVEILAKFFPQYPVPTKCSDEKSPTVKPYKFSNKKLKDLWLDFTPAEQCPYNTVKSLHEKGHHAPPIL